Proteins encoded by one window of Cellvibrio sp. KY-GH-1:
- a CDS encoding endo-1,4-beta-xylanase, which translates to MQSAFFRKTLGVAVVACSGIWAQQSLAQSANCSYSISNEWSTGATAAITITNTSTTAINGWTVGWQYATNRLSGSWNANVSGNNPYTASNLSWNGSIPPGQSVQFGFQVDKRGGSAERPTITGNICGGARSSAPSSAPSSVAVSSVRSSSSIAVSSSVRSSTVSSAISGQQCNWYGTIYPLCVNTQNGWGYENNKSCISRTTCASQPAPWGIVSGSSSQILPSSSSRSSSSAMLSSVSSSSLAPSSSSAPSSVASSSSSSVASSVVVSSSSVASSAVASSSSVVTSSSLGTSSSVSSSIANNIAVNGDVESGTTNWGTRGAATIVQSTADRYAGNASLFVSGRTAYWNGATFSVKALTAGNSYEVAAWVKLAPGELPETIKLTGKLVDDTDTATYNEYTEIASAQVSANGWTLLRGTYTPSGATPFESFIVESVDGSVNVSFFVDNFSVAGDVSEPPPVPVGSGLSSLVNFPIGVAVAAGSGAADIFTNTARQNIVREEFSQIVAENIMKMSYMYSGGNFSFTNADRLANWAASNGKSLHGHALVWHPSYQLPTWATDTNANFRTDFARHIDTVAAHFAGKVKSWDVVNEALFDAADDDGRGSANGYRQSVFYRQYAGPSYIDEAFRRARAADPTAELYYNDFNTEENGTKTTALVNLVQRLLTNGAPIDGVGFQMHVMNDYPSIANIRASLQKIVDLSPTLKIKISELDVRINNPYDGNTNNDFKNRSDCAISCTGLDRQKARYKEIIQAYLDIVPPARRGGVVVWGIADPDSWFYTNQNLPDWPLMFNDSLQKKPAYQGVAEALATVPRASSSAATSSSRPSSTSATSSSRSSPPSSNSFNSTCSTGFNPSCASMPATSSSLAMTSSSRSSNSAVISSSSRSSVAVTPGVRLDNPFVDARWYVDPIWSAKAQAETGGSKVSGYNTAVWMDRIGAIEPTDGSWGLRDHLDAALAQNANVIQVVVYDLPNRDCKALASNGELKQGVEGSTRYRTEYVDKLVSIFSDAKYASLRIIAIIEPDSLPNLVTNLSTPACQEAADTTYGYIANTRYTLSKLYPLTNVYSYVDIGHSGWLGWTDNFGKAVTLIADAIKGATGGVNSIAGFVSNTSGYTPLYEPFLDSLANSAFPGSGGGTQTRQAKFYEWNPQFSEVAFVQAWRTAMIAAGFPSSIGMLVDTSRNGWGGANRPTAQSTSTVLDTFVDQSRIDRRAHRGNWCNQPGGVGERPQAAPAVGIDAYVWVKPPGESDGAASKELSFDPLDPAKGFDRMCDPTYTNAAGTTTGAMANAPVAGRWFKEGFQVLINNAYPPLQ; encoded by the coding sequence ATGCAGTCTGCGTTTTTTAGAAAAACGCTGGGAGTTGCAGTGGTTGCTTGTAGCGGTATTTGGGCACAGCAATCACTCGCGCAATCAGCGAATTGTAGTTACAGCATTAGCAATGAATGGAGTACCGGCGCCACCGCCGCTATTACAATTACCAACACCAGCACCACCGCAATTAATGGCTGGACAGTGGGATGGCAATATGCCACCAATCGACTGTCAGGATCCTGGAATGCGAACGTTTCTGGTAACAATCCTTACACGGCTAGCAACTTGAGTTGGAATGGCAGTATTCCGCCAGGTCAAAGCGTGCAATTCGGGTTTCAGGTGGACAAGCGTGGTGGCAGCGCTGAACGCCCGACCATTACCGGCAATATTTGCGGTGGTGCGAGGTCCTCTGCACCAAGTTCAGCACCGAGTTCAGTCGCAGTAAGTAGTGTGAGAAGTTCATCCAGCATTGCAGTTAGCAGTAGTGTAAGGAGTTCAACGGTATCCAGTGCGATTAGCGGGCAGCAATGTAATTGGTACGGAACTATTTATCCTCTGTGTGTGAACACCCAAAATGGTTGGGGCTATGAAAACAACAAAAGTTGTATTTCACGGACTACTTGCGCATCACAGCCTGCGCCTTGGGGAATTGTTAGCGGCAGTAGCTCGCAGATTCTTCCGTCAAGCAGCAGCCGTTCAAGTTCTTCAGCGATGCTGTCGTCTGTTAGTTCTTCTTCGTTAGCTCCGTCTTCCTCTTCTGCGCCTTCTTCAGTGGCGAGTTCATCCAGTTCTTCTGTGGCGTCTTCTGTAGTTGTTTCAAGCTCCTCTGTGGCGTCCTCTGCAGTTGCGTCCAGCTCTTCGGTGGTGACATCAAGCAGCTTGGGTACTTCCAGCTCGGTGAGTTCATCGATCGCAAATAATATTGCAGTCAATGGCGATGTAGAAAGTGGTACCACAAATTGGGGTACCCGCGGCGCGGCGACTATCGTTCAAAGTACGGCGGATCGTTATGCAGGCAACGCAAGTTTGTTTGTCAGCGGCAGAACGGCCTATTGGAATGGTGCAACATTTAGCGTAAAAGCTTTAACCGCAGGTAACTCCTATGAAGTTGCCGCTTGGGTTAAGTTGGCTCCGGGAGAATTGCCGGAAACCATCAAACTCACTGGTAAATTGGTTGATGATACGGATACCGCGACTTACAACGAATACACTGAAATTGCCAGTGCACAAGTCAGTGCGAATGGTTGGACTTTACTGCGCGGTACCTATACGCCAAGTGGAGCGACGCCATTTGAATCCTTTATCGTTGAATCGGTTGATGGATCAGTTAATGTTAGCTTCTTCGTTGACAATTTCTCTGTGGCAGGCGATGTAAGTGAGCCACCACCAGTGCCTGTTGGCAGCGGACTTTCCAGTCTGGTTAATTTCCCGATTGGTGTTGCAGTTGCCGCGGGAAGTGGTGCTGCAGATATCTTCACCAATACTGCGCGTCAAAATATTGTGCGTGAAGAATTCAGCCAAATCGTTGCTGAAAATATTATGAAAATGAGCTACATGTATTCCGGTGGCAATTTCTCATTCACCAACGCAGATCGTCTGGCAAATTGGGCTGCAAGCAATGGCAAATCTTTGCATGGTCATGCGTTGGTTTGGCACCCGAGCTATCAGCTGCCAACCTGGGCTACTGATACCAATGCCAACTTCCGTACTGACTTCGCACGTCACATTGATACCGTTGCCGCGCATTTTGCGGGCAAGGTAAAAAGCTGGGACGTGGTAAACGAAGCATTGTTTGATGCAGCGGATGACGACGGTCGCGGCTCAGCGAACGGCTATCGTCAATCGGTCTTCTATCGTCAATATGCTGGCCCGTCATATATCGATGAAGCCTTCCGTCGCGCGCGCGCTGCGGACCCAACGGCGGAGTTGTATTACAACGATTTCAATACCGAAGAAAACGGAACCAAAACCACTGCATTAGTAAATTTGGTCCAACGCTTGTTAACTAATGGCGCACCTATTGATGGTGTTGGTTTCCAAATGCACGTGATGAATGACTATCCGTCGATTGCCAACATTCGTGCATCATTGCAGAAAATTGTTGATCTGAGTCCAACGCTCAAAATCAAAATTTCTGAATTGGATGTGCGTATTAACAACCCATACGATGGCAACACTAATAACGATTTTAAGAATCGCAGTGACTGTGCAATTTCATGTACGGGCCTTGATCGTCAAAAAGCGCGCTACAAAGAAATCATTCAGGCTTACTTGGATATAGTTCCACCCGCACGTCGTGGTGGTGTTGTGGTTTGGGGGATTGCAGATCCGGACAGTTGGTTCTATACCAATCAAAATTTGCCGGATTGGCCGCTGATGTTTAACGACAGCTTGCAGAAAAAACCTGCGTACCAAGGCGTTGCAGAAGCTCTGGCGACAGTACCGCGCGCCAGTTCGAGTGCGGCAACCTCTAGCTCGCGTCCAAGTAGTACCAGTGCAACCAGTTCTTCAAGGTCGTCTCCACCGAGTTCAAACAGTTTCAACTCAACCTGTTCTACCGGATTTAACCCATCATGCGCGAGCATGCCTGCGACCTCAAGCAGCCTGGCGATGACCTCCAGCTCGCGCAGTTCAAACAGTGCGGTGATTAGCTCGAGCTCGCGCTCAAGTGTTGCTGTAACCCCTGGCGTGCGTTTGGATAACCCATTTGTTGACGCGCGCTGGTACGTTGATCCAATCTGGTCGGCAAAAGCACAAGCTGAAACCGGTGGTTCAAAAGTGTCTGGTTACAACACCGCTGTGTGGATGGACCGCATAGGCGCAATAGAGCCAACCGATGGCAGCTGGGGGCTGCGCGATCACCTCGATGCAGCGCTTGCGCAAAACGCAAACGTTATTCAGGTAGTGGTTTATGACTTGCCAAACCGTGACTGTAAAGCGCTGGCGTCTAACGGTGAATTGAAGCAAGGCGTTGAAGGTTCGACTCGCTATCGCACTGAATACGTCGACAAACTTGTTTCAATCTTCTCTGATGCGAAATATGCAAGCCTGCGTATTATCGCAATCATCGAACCGGATTCGCTGCCAAACCTGGTTACCAATCTGAGCACGCCAGCCTGTCAGGAAGCAGCTGACACAACCTACGGTTACATTGCTAACACCCGTTACACCTTGAGCAAGTTGTACCCGTTGACCAACGTTTACTCCTACGTAGATATAGGCCACTCAGGCTGGTTGGGTTGGACCGACAACTTCGGCAAGGCGGTTACCCTGATTGCTGACGCCATCAAAGGTGCAACTGGTGGTGTTAACTCGATCGCCGGTTTTGTTTCCAATACCTCTGGCTACACTCCCTTATACGAACCCTTCCTGGATTCACTGGCTAACAGCGCATTCCCGGGCAGCGGTGGCGGCACTCAAACCCGTCAAGCCAAGTTCTATGAGTGGAACCCCCAGTTCAGTGAAGTTGCCTTCGTACAAGCATGGCGCACAGCAATGATTGCCGCTGGTTTCCCATCTTCAATCGGTATGTTGGTAGACACCTCACGCAATGGTTGGGGCGGTGCTAATCGTCCAACGGCGCAGTCAACCAGCACCGTGTTGGATACCTTTGTTGATCAATCGCGTATTGACCGTCGTGCTCATCGCGGCAACTGGTGTAACCAACCCGGCGGTGTAGGCGAACGTCCTCAAGCGGCGCCAGCAGTGGGTATAGATGCATATGTGTGGGTTAAACCACCAGGCGAGTCTGATGGTGCGGCATCGAAAGAATTATCGTTCGATCCATTAGATCCAGCAAAAGGCTTTGACCGTATGTGTGATCCGACTTATACCAATGCGGCTGGCACCACTACGGGTGCGATGGCGAACGCGCCAGTAGCTGGTCGTTGGTTCAAAGAAGGTTTCCAAGTGTTGATTAACAACGCTTATCCGCCTTTGCAATAA